CTCCTCAAAGCGTATTGCAAGACCAAGATGAGGAAGAATAGGATACTCTTATGCCCCAACTAAGATTAACGATACAAACCATTACACCGCTACTCATGTACGGTGCAGACAATAAGGATGACCGAACCAATAGTAGCATCCGTGCAGAACCCGAACTACGGGCAACAGCAATACGCGGTCTCCTCCGTTACTGGCTACGGGCAGTGCTAGGTGGCAAATTCACAGCGATTAGCAAGGTGTATGAGCAAGAGAGCGCTATTCTTGGCAGCACTAACACCGGCTCAAGAGTAAACGTGCGAGTCCAAAAAGGGAGTTCAATGCAAGTAGAAGCAAATCAAACAGTGCTGCCACGCCAAACGCGCGGATACACTCTTTCGCACACAGGCTTTGTTCCCGATAGTGAGTTTCGCATTACGCTGTCTACGCATCTGTTGGATAAAAGTGGGGTATTGGATGAGAACGGCGACCTGGTAAAAGCTGTGTTCCTCATGACGCATTTCAGTGGATTAGGTAGACGCTCAAGGCGTGGTAGTGGTAACTTGCGCGTACTGGGAGTAAAGGGCTACGAAAGTGAACTTCCACTTGATGTACTGCCTGAAAATCGTGATGCACTCACGCAATACCTTGCCGCTGTCAGTTTCCACATTAGCCCGCAAAGTCAGACAGTCGGTCGCAGACCAAGTTTCCCTGTATTTGCTTGGGATACAGCCGTAGTCTTGGTAGGTCGGCAAAAACATATTGATTACGAAGATGCATATAAAGAGTTATGGACCGTGTCGGGACCCTATCACCAAGAAGGTGGTATCTTCGGTGATGTTCGACCCCGTCGATCATCCGCAATTCATATGCGGGTCGCAGCGACCAAAGCTGGCTATGTCGCGCAGCAAACCATCTTGTGGTCAGGTAACGGTCAATGGAACAAGATGAAAGACTACATCCAACATTGTTTATCTCAAGGTTTTGATGACGTTTATGGCACATGGGGGCACTGGCAATGAGCGCAATTATCGTACTGACGATAGGTCCGGTGCAAAGTTATATCAGTCAAGCAAGACGTACACAGGATTTATGGCAAGGCAGTCGCATACTATCTTATCTTGCCAGTGCTGGTGTTCATCACGCACTCAGTCAACAGGAGCATGGGTTGGCAGAGGTCATCTATCCATCTATGAAACGTGATCAGACAGATAACATCCCAAATCGAATGGTCATAAGATGGAAAGGTGATGAAGATGGTGCGAAACAATGTGCTAAAGAGATAGAGCATGCGATACGTGGTACATGGCGAACCCTATCTGCTAATACAATGCGTTATTTCACCGAAAGTTTACAGCAGGATGAACTTGAGAATGTCCTAGGTATTTGGCAAAGACAGGAAAATACATGGCTGGAGTGTTATTGGGTTGTTGTACCAGAAAATCCAGCACTATCGTATAGCGAAAATATGCAACATGCTAATGCTACAATGGGCGCGAGGAAGCTGCTGCGTAATTTCCCCCATATTGAAGAACATGGTCGCAAGGGTAGTATCACAGGCGAACACGAAGCTCTTCGTAGCACAGGTGATTATGTATCGTTCTGGAATGACCGCAAAGGTGAACAACGCAATCTTGCCCTACTAGGTAAGCATGAGCGTCTGAGTGCCATTAGCACGATTAAGCGTTTCGCACATGAGAAAAAAGCCGATAATGATGCACTGCAATTCCCAAATCGTTTACCCTCAACCAGTAGTATCGCCTCTGCATCGTTTCGCTATGATGTTTTGCGGATTTTAGATCGACAAGATGTGGATGTGAGCAATCTCCGACATACTTTACAAGCCTATATAAAGGCACTGCTCACACTTTTCAAAAAACCCTCTGATTTGTTCTTCACTCAGAATGGATATAGCAATCCTGAATACTTTGGATTGATTGAACAGACAATTTCAGAAAGTACGCTTCATGATGAACTTGTTAAACATTTTCGCAGTATAGATGGCGATTTTCTGTTTGAGGATACACTTATCAGCAAGACGATAGAAGAATATAGCGGACAAATACCCAACGCCAAACAAATGCGTAATGTTCAACAGGCGCTTTCAGATTTTTTAAAGGCAGCCAGTGCCTTGGACATTCCCCGCCCACAACCCTATTTTGTCATCTTATCAATGGACGGCGACCATATGGGGAAAACGCTGGGGAATTTGGATCAGGGGCAACATGAGAAGTTTAGCAGAACGCTGGCAGATTTTGCCCGGCATAATGTCAAAAACATTGTTGAGGAAGAACATCTAGGACGACTGGTATACGCGGGTGGTGATGATGTCTTAGCTCTACTACCTGTCCGGCATGCGTTACAAGTTGCCGAACAACTACGTTCTGAATTTGAGAAAGTTGTTGCCACTATCGGGGTTAAAAATCACAAAGGCGAACCTGTAACTGCCAGCACAGGTTTAGTTTGTGTCCATCATACCCATAATTTACAGGATGCAGTAAACGCCGCAAACAATGCTCAGAAAATTGCTAAAGACTACTATGGTCGTAATGCTCTCGATGTAGAATTTCTACGTCGTTCTGGGGAACCACGTTCGATGGGGCACAAGTGGCGTAGGGATAATGAAACGACGTTCAACCATATCGACAAGTTAGTGCATGCATTTGGCGATGACTTGTCGCGAAATCTGCCCTATGACCTTGCTCAAATAGCTTACAAGATGACCGCTGTGAGTGTGTCATACGATGCGCGCAAAGCAGAATTACTACGTATCCTCAAACGTCGCCTGAGTGAAGACAAAAAGAATGGTGTTGATGATCTTCTGAAATCAATTTTATGGCTGGTGAAAGAACCTCAAAGTGCTTTCATTCATGACATTCTGATTCTAGTAGAGAACAGTCCGAGTAACCTTACAGAAGAAATTCACGCCTTATTTGGTATGGCTCAAGGCGAATTGATTTCACTAAGAGATGCTATTAAGCGAGAGGTGAATAAAAAAAGTGAGAAACCACTTGAGGTAAGAGTAGTATCTGAAATCAACAAATATTTAGAAAAAAGATGGAAAACTACAGAAGCATGGCTAGAGTTAGCCCGCTTTATTGCCCAGACAACCTAAGCGGAAGGAATTTAGGATATGACATGGCTTGAAATTCGCCCACGGGATGTCTGGCTTTTCCGTGATGGCAAACCTTTTTCTGCTGGAGAAGATCATAGCGCACACAGCATGTTTCCGCCTACACCACTGACCGTGCAGGGAGCACTACGTCAAAAAATTTCCGAAAGTTTGGGCGTTAGCTTGTGGCAGTACAAAAATGCCAGTAAGGGAAAAACTTCGACAAATGAGGCGGAACAGGCAGTTGCCTTCATTGGTAAACATGGAGATATGTCAGATTTCGGTAAATTTAACATGTGTGGGCCATTTGTCGGTCTACGAACAAATAGCAGCACTATACCGCTATTCCCTGTTCCAGCAGATTTATTCAAACACAGTAAGACACACGATTTTCGGCTTTCAAGGCCCGGTCAATCTTTATCCAGTGATATGGGAGAGGATTTCTCCTTCCCTGAAGTAATTGAAGATTTTGAAAATTTACCCGGATATTGGATGACTGGCGATACCTTTAAGGCATACTTAGGCAATTCCGTGCCAGACAGCAGTAAATTCACTGAGGAGGGTGCATATCAAGATGCCCTTACAGCATATCAGGCGGGTAAGCATATCTGGCATAGCCAACTTGTTTACCAGAATGATAACCGCTTCGGCGTATCGACAAATGCCTTAACCAGTTTCCGTGAAGAGGGACAGCTATATCAAGTACAATTTGTTCGCCCTCAGTCTGGCATAGGTTTGTTGGTGTCAGTAAATGACGAGATTCCAACGTATCTACTTGAGGGAACAATGACAATTGGCGGTGAACAGCGTCAAGCAAAGGTTGAAAAAGTTGAAAATGTTGCTCTGCCAGCCCATCCTGAGTCTATATCCGGGCAATTCAAGGTGATATTCCTCACACCGACTTATTTTGACGATGGCTGGCAGCCCAAAGATGGCGACTGGTCGGAAGTATTTGGGGGCCATGAAGTGACACTCAAAAGTGTGGTTTTGTATCGTCCTCTGAAAATTGGTGGCTGGAGCAACGCCAACAACCGTGCGCGTGCGATGCACAATTATGTAGCACCGGGCAGCGTCTATTACTTTCAGACAGATGCCACATTTCAACCACTCGAAGCAATCACACAAGTCCCCAATAAAATCAATGTCAAAGCATTAGGCTTTGGACAATATGCCATCGGACAATGGTAATCATTTAATTCAGAATAGGATCAATCATGGATGTGCAAAAACATATTCTCTATCTTTATGCGGAAACTCCAATGCACGTTGGAACCGGTGTTGGCTTGGGTGCGGTAGATATGCCCATCCAACGTGAGAAACATACTGGCTATCCGATTATTCAGGCATCCGGCATAAAAGGTGCATTGCGAGATACAGCACAATTGAAATTGGGTGATAGCGATGTCATGAAAAGTATTTTTGGCTCAGATGCCGAAAATCGCGAGATTACTCATGCTAGTGCTATGTCTCCGAGCGATGCTCGTATTTTGTTGTTTCCAGTACGTGCATTAAACGGCGTATTTGTGTGGATTACATCATCTACTGTGTTGGCTCGGTTTAAGCAGGAAACTGAACTTAACAACGTACCCGATGTTCCTGAAATTAATCAAGGTGACCTGGCACAGGTATCCAGTGAAAATTTGATTAATGCGGGACAAATCATGTTGGAAGAATATACTTATTCGTCCCAAGTCACTAATGAAGCTACCGAATGGGCAAATTATCTTGCAACAAACGCATTTCCAGATGCAGATAATTACTGGCACAAGCGCATAAAATCGCATTTCGCTATCTTGCCAGATAATGAATTCCGCGATTTTGTACGTTACAGTACCGAAATTGTCACCCGAATCCACATTGATGATGTGAAAAAGACCGTCAAAGATGGACAATTATTCACTCAGGAATTGCTTCCTGCGGATAGTCTATTGTACTCCTTTATACATGTCACAGATAGCCGTGATGAGAAAATTAAAGCAGAAAATATTGTTGGTGGATTACAAGATGCTATGGGTAATCGCCTGCAAATTGGCGGTGACGAGACTGTAGGACGTGGGCGTGTACGCCTGAACTGGCAGGAGGTGAAATAATGGCAACGATACGACAGACGCTAGAACAAGAACGAGCATCATCTGCGTGGCGAGATATAGAAACAGTCACCAATGACCAACAACAGAAAAAATATGGCACTCTAGCACGCAAACTACCTACCATGATACAAATGAATGGTCTGGGTACTACGCTGGCTTTTCTCATGGCAAAAGGTAAGAGTAAGTCAGATGATGGTCACACTTTAATATTTAACCATCTGTCAAAATGGGTTTTGTCAAAGATTGAACCTGCTGGCAAGTATAAGGATTTGATGGTCCTGGTGCGGAACGTCGAAACAGATGTTTATCGTCGCGCAACGACTGAAGCAATTGAATATGGTATCTGGTTGAAACGTTATGTGGAAGCAAAAGATTGGGGTAGTGCTGATGGAGATGATTCTCCATGACAAACCAAGCATTACCTCAAAGATCACGACAGATGTTAGAAAACTATGTAGATCGTTGCCAGAATTTGGGCCTTATTCTGGATAAGTATGCTCCGTGGGGTGATGATGGGCATGGCAATTGGGATTTGACCATGCGAAGCACAGTTCGTCGGCGGGGACAGAATCAGGTGCAAACGCTAACAGGCGGTGAGGCGAAGGGATTATGGCTCAGTACCAATCGTCGGGCATTGAACAATGAAAGTCCATCAGTGTTTGAAATTGATCGTACAGATACTGATTTGCTTCAAGCGAATATTGAGCGGTGGGGAATTATGGTGCGAGAGAGTGACGGGATAGCCTTCACAATGACTACGGCTGAACGGCTGGTCGCAGGTTTGGGTGCATCCCACGTTCTTGAAACCGCGCTGACACTAGAGAGAAATACAGGTTTACCCTATTTGCCCGGTAGTACAGTGAAGGGATTGGCGCGGGCGTGGGGGTTAATTGAGATTGCGGCACAGTTAAAAGTAACGTTGGATGATTCAATAGTCATAGGTAAAGATGAGAAAAATCTGCTCAACGTGATTGCTGAAACGCTCATTGCTGAGCCAACTGAAACTTTATTCCAATCAATTGAAAAGCTGCGCCCGGTTTCGGAAGATGCGGAAGCTCTTATCCAGTGGTTTCGCTTTATTTTTGGATGGCAAGGAGAAGCTGGCGCAGTCTGTTTTGTTGATGCCAAATACGCAGGTGAGCGACCACCGAGATATGCGGCCGATGTAATGACACCACATTACATCAATTATTATACTGAAAACGGTAGCAAACCACCTACAGACGATGATAATCCTAACCCGGTTTCGTTCATAACTGTCGAGAGAGGAAATATGTTTGCATTCGGGCTTATCCCACGCCTTTCCGCTTTTATCATTTTTGAAGGGGAAGTTCGAGAAAACAGGCTCATAACAGCTCTTGATGTAGCGGCTGACTGGTTAAGTAAGGGCTTGGCTCAATTGGGTGTTGGTAGTAAAACATCTGCCGGATATGGCTTTTTCAGTCGCAAATCACTTAATGTTGTTATTGGGCGCTGATGGTATGGAAAAACTTCAAGAGACATTGGCAGTTATCCAGGTACCGAGGCGTATGATCAGCAGTGCTAGAAGCCATTTGTCGATAGTGGATGCAGAATAATTTGTTCAGAAATGATAGATTTAACGCGAGGGTTATCTACCTAGTATTGAGAATAGGCAAGGAGATGTTGTCCTCCTTGCCTATCCAACGAGCGACCCATTCCTCCATTCCGGATCAATTGATTGACTGGCTCGGTTCGTTGTGAGAGGCTTCGATGATACATGCACTTCTGATGGTTAAGCATTGAAACAATACAAGTATTATCGATTACCTGTTTACTTCCACGGATCTTCAATGACTATATAAGTCGAACGATTTCGTCCGTTAGACTGAATAAAATCTAATCCTTGTCCAATTAGAATCCTTGCTTGGGTAAGGTCTGCGCGTGTCAAGGTGATGTACCGATCATGCTCCGGATGGGAACGAATGAACTTTATACTTACATTACTAAACTTGTCTTCAATTGCTTGGATGGCTTTGTTTTGTACATCTAAGGATCCAGTATTGTATTTTGGATCAGCGGGGAACGTACGCACCGTTACTTTTTCTAAATGCCCTTGATCATACGCTAGCTGGATGTAAGAACCCAGTCGATTAACGATTCCCTCGCGATCATAAAGATACCGGTCATTTACATACAATTCAGTGACAGGTCGAGCAAACAAGTCACTGAAAAAGTCTTGTTCTGTTTTTTCTGTCATCTTCAGGGGATCATAGTTGATGACTCTAACAGAAGATGGGGGTTCAAGCTTAGCTGCATCTACATCCTTCGCGGAAACACTTGTGAATTCCTCCAATGCAAATTTCACTCCGTCATTTACGCTAGTAGTAATTAATGCACCTTCAGTACCTGTGGTTTTATTGAGGGCGGTGGTATCCGATATCGATATTGCTCGCATGTTATCCTCTCGATCAATATCAATGAGGACTTGCCATGCGGGAAGCTCAGTAATCTCCTGTAACTTCAAACCTTTTTCTTGTAAAACTTGTAAGTGACGAGCAATGCTTAGTGATTCAGGATCACTGGAGTCAACTGCATAATTTATGATTTGCAGTTGCACGTTGACTTTACGTCGCAAGAGTTCTTGCAGTAAGTCGGGCCAGTTTCTGAGTGCTCCAACCGGTTTTTCCAAAGTAAGCCTTGAAGTTGCTATACTCACATTTGATTTGGCACTGGCAATTTGTTGCATTATCCATAAAGGCTTATTTATTGCGATGACATTTCCTGCACCCGGAACAGAGCTCTCAGTTTCAGAAAGACTGTTAAGTAACGCCTCTAAAAACCTCACCACATCGTTACGTTTCAAGATGTGGTGATACAACTGGTTGCTATAGTCACGTAAACAATGATAGCAACTGGTCTCTGGGGAACAATCCGTGCAATTGACGATGTTTAGAGCTTCGCGGACAACAGAAGCAAATTCCTTTTGAATTTGGCGTACATGTCCAGCACCTCCTGGTACGTTGTCATACAACACAACTGTTTGTTCCCACGCACCCGAATCGCTGATCGGAATAGGAAATAAGACACCATCGATATCGTCACGCTCTATTTGCAGTGCACGACTAGCTCCTTGTATGAGGGCATACATGAGCGAAACCCAAAATGACACATTGTCTGATGAGGGCACGTTTACATAACTACTACTGTGAAAGTGCAGCTTGAGTGTGTCTGTTGACCTCTCATGACCTAATGCGACAGGCTGAGCATTTTTTCTATCGGATTTCTTTATTAGAGAACCACGGTCCTCACCAGATAGATGAATATAGAATCCACCATATCTAACATCACCCTCATTGACATACAACAGGGTTCCATCATGATCGTATGTGTAACTTACTATAGGACTTATTCTGACCTCATCGCTCATTTGTCCTGGTATAAGAGCTGCACGCATCAAGCTTGGTTCTGTTCGTACGTATTGACGAGCTGGCTTGCCATTATCACGACTTCTTGCAAAGAAACCATCAGGAATTATAAACTTAAGTGCTTTGCGTCGATTCTGTTTGGGTAGTGAACCGCAAACACGACATTCTTTCGATAGTGGGACGCCTGTACCAAGGCTGATTTCAAGGTGATTGCAGGTTTCACAAATTCGATATTCACGTGAATTGACGGTATCTCGAAAAAATTGAACCCCATCACTACGCCAAATACGTTTATCTGCGACTATCTCGGAGCCAGGTGCATATTCGCGTATAGCTAATTTAAGGTCGCGCTGCAGACGCAACTGTTCATTTCGTTGTCCGTTTGGTAAGCGAAGTTCTACAGAATGTAGTGGGAATGAGTAACTTGGCAAGATACCGTTTCCACTGAAATATTCAATTGTTCGTTCCTCGCGTAACCGTTTTTGATTTTTATTGAGGTCTTGAATGCTCTTACTATTCTTCTCTATATTCTCCAGCAGTTTTTGCTGTAGTGTCTGTATCTGTTGAGTGTAGTAATCGGAAAGGTATTTGTACCTCTCATAAACACGGTTTATATCATTCCGAAAATTCTCTATCCAGTTGTCAACCTCAACTTCATTCACAAAATCACCAAATGTTGCCAGCAAAGTCTCAATTTGTGCACGTCGATTTTCTAACCAAGAATCCAGATGATTTAGATGAGGATCACTAACATATTGATCATCAAAAAATGAACCAACTAATTTCCAATCTGTTGCGCCAGAAGCTCTGCGATACCTGAGAAATTCACTAAGCAATATGGCGTTAATATGACGGCTTTGAATAAATCGATTATCAACAGCGATATATGGCACGCGGACTTGACCACGAATGATATCAGAGGGTTTACGGAAATACGTTTGATCATGGGGACGATCTGCAGCCCAGGTCAGAATGAAAGCTGCACCACCTGCTCGGCGTCCAGCTCGACCTGCTCGCTGACGGTAGTTAGCTACAGTTGGTGGTACATTGCTCATCACCACTGCCTGAAGATCTCCTAGGTCGATTCCCATCTCAAATGTGGTGGAGCAACTCAACACGTTAATATCACCAACTCGGAATTTTTCTTGGTAGTCACGACCTTTTTCTGATTCTAATTGCGCTGTATGCTCTTCCACACGAATAGGAATAACATCCCTGATGCAACTCTGATAAAAGAAGTTGTTGGCTTGTGCTTGATTAATATCTCTCTCTATCAAAGTTCCATCACAATGTGGATGAGGGCAGGGTAATTCCATACCATGCGCATGAAAGCGTTGACACTTATCACACTGATACCAATTTGATGTTATTTCAAAAATAAAGATGTTAGAGTCAATGCGGAACCCATCTTCTGCGGAACCAACCATGATGCCATTATGGGGATCTGTCAACCAATCAAATATGGAGTTTAAGGCTCGTTTCACATCCCCATCTGTATGAGGTAGTCCATTAGCCACCAGTACCGCTTTCATATAACGGTATCGTCGATGGCGTTCGGTTTTCCCAATCCATGGTTGCTGATGAGCCAGATGTTTTGCGTTGCCTCGGACGAGAGTTGGATGCCCTTCGTAAGCTCCAAATGATTGATCACTAGGGTCAACACCATCAGGGAACTCTACAACTTTACGTTTCCGTAAATCATCAAGAAAATACTCTATGAGAGTTTGCGTCTTCGATGTACTTAAACTCAGTTGATTGGATAGGCTCTCAATATCAGGAAAGAAATCAGGCTCTGATGGATCAAAGTAATTGACAGCAAGTAACCCTAATGACTCAAGAGATTGGCGGCGCGATCGTCCAGTCGTAATCTCAGCAAGGATTTGCGTCGAGATCCTTTCCTCTAGCTCAAGTCTCTGTTGGGGATTTGGTTTAGGAGAACTAGTAACATTGACATCCATATCGTTATGAAAAATTCGTAGATCCCAAGCAATCGTACGGACTTCTTTTGTCAAGAAATGAAGATTTGGCGAAACTCTCTTCTTCTCAACAAATGATTTGACAGCCTTGGGGACGATATGCTGATAATTTTCAATATTCACAGTAAATTGCAAATACGATGCAAAGCGCGCTGCTCCCTGACGACTGTCATAAAAAGTCAATAACTTACGACCGTTACCCGGCTTCATACGAATTTCATTTTTAGTCGACGTGGGCAATTGCCGATAAAGCTCATATGTAATTGTTGCTAGTGGGCCAGTACCATGAATACTAATTGGCGTAGCTATTTCGGTGTCTTTTTGTGCCGACGAACGACATCTAGGACACTCATTCATGAAATCATGTGGCTTATATTGCTCAAAGTCTCCTTTACCGTGATCTTTTTGAACCATTTTTAGAGTGATATGCACCGGGTTGTCATTGTTCTTACATTTGCAGCGACCTGCCATTGTCTGAAATCCACACTTCAAACAAATTTCGAGATCTTCTGCTTTGTACAAACTGTGGTTAGATTCAGAATCATTGTCTGTATCATCAGATTGATCCTCATCAATGGCAGCATCTGCACCCAAGGAGCGATCTTCCTGGAAGTCTTTCCATATGAAATATCTTGTCTCATATTCAGGTGTCAGATCATTTTTCTGATGTTGTGCTTCGCTTACATACTCAGAATGTTTGGATTTAGTCTTGAGATAGACTTGACCACATTCACGGCAGACACTGATTGGGAACACACGACATCCACATGCGTCACACGTCTCTCGGCGTATTGAGAAAACCTTTGACCAACCACTTTCTTCTGTTGTTTCGCGTCCACTGCATTCTGGGTTAACGCATATCCATACCCCTTGTGGAGAACGCATAAACATATGATATCTCGCTGGTAATAGGGGAGCAGCATTGGCTGTAGGTCGAGCTATAGAACCTAACTCAATCAGGTGAAACAATGCAATGCGCTGCTCTTCTTCGATTGCTATTTCGCTACCAAAAACCTCTTTAGCTGCTGTATCGAGTGAAACAGGCTCTTCTTTTCTGCCTAACATCCAGTCTCTTAAACGAATGAGATGTCCGTTATCCTTCAAAATGCTCCAAACAAATTTTTGCGGGTTTTCGATATTCTCTTGTGCGATTCTCTCCCATTGGATTGATGGGGGGATTAGACCAATTTCAGCCATCCACAGGGCTATATCTTCAGTTGATTTTGTTGAATTTCTTACAACTTCGATCAACGAGTCAAATTCAGCGCGTAAATAAGTTTGAGGATCTAAGTCATATGGATCCGATGTGGGAACATAATGCTCATCAATATCTCCAAATATGACATCATCATCTCTAAAGGGTTCATTAAATAGATTTTCTGCAAACTCAACAGCTTGATTTGTATCCTCGTCGGTTAAGGTTGCACTTGTCGCGATACATTGCATGTCGCCATGATGTTTACCTAGACGATGTTTAAGTCGGCGCAGAAGCATACTAACTTCAATTCCCTGTGCGCCAGAATATGTGTGAGCTTCGTCAAGTACAATAAATTTCCAGAGACCTGAATTGAATAGACTCGAGTCTTCAGGGCGTAAAAGTAGATATTCCAGCATCGCATAATTCGTAATAAGGATTTGTGGGATTTTTTCACCGGAACGAATTTGGTCTCTAGCAATGACCTCATTAGGTAGTGCATGGGGATACTTGCGTTCGGCCCAGTCTAAAGTTTGATCAAGCTCGCTTGTATAGCGCCCAAACGTTATATCAGTGCCCTTCAATAGGGTGCGAAGCCTGTCAAGCTGATCGTTTACGAGTGCATTGAGTGGATATATAAGTAGTGCTCGCACACCCGGTGTTGGATCTTGTAGTAAATCATTCAATATAGGAATTAAGAAGCTTTCAGTTTTACCACTACCTGTGCCGGAAGAAACTACAATATTTCTGCGATCAGAAATCAGTCGACGTATTGCTTTTTCCTGATGTGCATACAGTGGAATATCTATTCCTAAGGGTAAGTTATCATCTGGTAAGTCAATCAGCTTGCTTGTTAGGACACCTTCATGTGTGAGTTGCCGCAAAGAAAGTCCTGTAGCGTATGGGGGGGTGATTTCTAAAAAGGGACCATTGCTGAGTGCCCCCTCAACATTGAAGCTAGATTCTATTGCCGTGGCGAGCGCTGCTTCCTGCCCATCTCGATTTACATCAAAGATTGTTGTCAGATATGATCTCAGAGTGTGTTTTAGACTGTCTGATAATTGTATAGGATTCACTTAGTTTTCCTTATTGATTTGCGCTATGAATAGATAGGACTTCAGCCCAGGTTAGTGCCCATTCAAATAGAGTGGGGCAAGCTTTATTTGCGTCGTGTACTGCTTGAGCTAACTCACTTTCAGGAATACCAGTGTCATCGATAAGCCGCTTGGTGATTGAATTAGAGTCCATAGACCTAATTCTCAGAATGATGCCTAGCGACAATATATTCTTGTCAAGACGCATCAATTGCTGCTCTGAGTCTGTGCTCACTTGTTTTTCCATACCTGCGATGAATCTAATGGCGCCGAACAACAATGGCATATTTGCAATTTGGGCAAGTCTTGGAAGAGTGTCTAAGAATTTCGAGAGTTTTCCGCCAAGATCATTATCTGAAACGAAGTTTTTGATGATATGCTTTGAAACCCTATCATCTAAGTAGTTGTTGCACCATTCCACTGTTGCATAACGATAACCACTGGGTTTAGTTATTAGGGATCGGTTAATAGAAAGCGTTTCTACACTCTCAATACGTTTCTGCAAAATGGCCTGTGTAAAAAAGCGATCAATTGATGCACGCGACCAGTAAGCATGAAAAAGCTGTAAATGAGTTGAGCATACGCTGACTATTAACGTGTAACTGTGGGCTACATCTACTAAGTACGTTCGGTCGAGTTTATTAAGTCCCGGCATCATGGGTTTATGTCTAGATCCATGAAACTTTCCAGATAGACGATCATAGTAAGCGGGCCACATGTCTAGTTCGTCTAGTTTGGTAAAAGGTTCTTTATCGGGTTCCTCGGTTGGAATCCATACATGTAAACGTGATGAGCTGTCTGTTCTTTTCGACCATCGCGCATAGCCATATATTTTACCTTCTTGGGGTGTTTCAAGTGCGATCTTCCCAATTCCAGTGAGTCCACCTTCAAGAACCAACTCAGGATATACAAGATATGATTTACCTTCTTTAGTCACCATACCTAGAACGTTATCCAAAAGAGCCCATGATGGCAGCGGCCCGTACTTTGCGGTCCATTCCGTTACCTTATGCACTTCAGATAATCTAGCTAATGGACGCCACAATTTTGCTAG
The Phototrophicus methaneseepsis DNA segment above includes these coding regions:
- the cmr1 gene encoding type III-B CRISPR module RAMP protein Cmr1; translated protein: MPQLRLTIQTITPLLMYGADNKDDRTNSSIRAEPELRATAIRGLLRYWLRAVLGGKFTAISKVYEQESAILGSTNTGSRVNVRVQKGSSMQVEANQTVLPRQTRGYTLSHTGFVPDSEFRITLSTHLLDKSGVLDENGDLVKAVFLMTHFSGLGRRSRRGSGNLRVLGVKGYESELPLDVLPENRDALTQYLAAVSFHISPQSQTVGRRPSFPVFAWDTAVVLVGRQKHIDYEDAYKELWTVSGPYHQEGGIFGDVRPRRSSAIHMRVAATKAGYVAQQTILWSGNGQWNKMKDYIQHCLSQGFDDVYGTWGHWQ
- the cas10 gene encoding type III-B CRISPR-associated protein Cas10/Cmr2, which codes for MSAIIVLTIGPVQSYISQARRTQDLWQGSRILSYLASAGVHHALSQQEHGLAEVIYPSMKRDQTDNIPNRMVIRWKGDEDGAKQCAKEIEHAIRGTWRTLSANTMRYFTESLQQDELENVLGIWQRQENTWLECYWVVVPENPALSYSENMQHANATMGARKLLRNFPHIEEHGRKGSITGEHEALRSTGDYVSFWNDRKGEQRNLALLGKHERLSAISTIKRFAHEKKADNDALQFPNRLPSTSSIASASFRYDVLRILDRQDVDVSNLRHTLQAYIKALLTLFKKPSDLFFTQNGYSNPEYFGLIEQTISESTLHDELVKHFRSIDGDFLFEDTLISKTIEEYSGQIPNAKQMRNVQQALSDFLKAASALDIPRPQPYFVILSMDGDHMGKTLGNLDQGQHEKFSRTLADFARHNVKNIVEEEHLGRLVYAGGDDVLALLPVRHALQVAEQLRSEFEKVVATIGVKNHKGEPVTASTGLVCVHHTHNLQDAVNAANNAQKIAKDYYGRNALDVEFLRRSGEPRSMGHKWRRDNETTFNHIDKLVHAFGDDLSRNLPYDLAQIAYKMTAVSVSYDARKAELLRILKRRLSEDKKNGVDDLLKSILWLVKEPQSAFIHDILILVENSPSNLTEEIHALFGMAQGELISLRDAIKREVNKKSEKPLEVRVVSEINKYLEKRWKTTEAWLELARFIAQTT
- the cmr3 gene encoding type III-B CRISPR module-associated protein Cmr3, which gives rise to MTWLEIRPRDVWLFRDGKPFSAGEDHSAHSMFPPTPLTVQGALRQKISESLGVSLWQYKNASKGKTSTNEAEQAVAFIGKHGDMSDFGKFNMCGPFVGLRTNSSTIPLFPVPADLFKHSKTHDFRLSRPGQSLSSDMGEDFSFPEVIEDFENLPGYWMTGDTFKAYLGNSVPDSSKFTEEGAYQDALTAYQAGKHIWHSQLVYQNDNRFGVSTNALTSFREEGQLYQVQFVRPQSGIGLLVSVNDEIPTYLLEGTMTIGGEQRQAKVEKVENVALPAHPESISGQFKVIFLTPTYFDDGWQPKDGDWSEVFGGHEVTLKSVVLYRPLKIGGWSNANNRARAMHNYVAPGSVYYFQTDATFQPLEAITQVPNKINVKALGFGQYAIGQW
- the cmr4 gene encoding type III-B CRISPR module RAMP protein Cmr4, with protein sequence MDVQKHILYLYAETPMHVGTGVGLGAVDMPIQREKHTGYPIIQASGIKGALRDTAQLKLGDSDVMKSIFGSDAENREITHASAMSPSDARILLFPVRALNGVFVWITSSTVLARFKQETELNNVPDVPEINQGDLAQVSSENLINAGQIMLEEYTYSSQVTNEATEWANYLATNAFPDADNYWHKRIKSHFAILPDNEFRDFVRYSTEIVTRIHIDDVKKTVKDGQLFTQELLPADSLLYSFIHVTDSRDEKIKAENIVGGLQDAMGNRLQIGGDETVGRGRVRLNWQEVK
- the cmr5 gene encoding type III-B CRISPR module-associated protein Cmr5, producing the protein MATIRQTLEQERASSAWRDIETVTNDQQQKKYGTLARKLPTMIQMNGLGTTLAFLMAKGKSKSDDGHTLIFNHLSKWVLSKIEPAGKYKDLMVLVRNVETDVYRRATTEAIEYGIWLKRYVEAKDWGSADGDDSP